In one Gammaproteobacteria bacterium genomic region, the following are encoded:
- a CDS encoding acyltransferase, which translates to MSYSLTYSSPKYRSDIDGLRAVAILSVVAFHAFPDWVKGGFTGVDIFFVISGYLISTIIFENLDKGMFSFLEFYTRRIKRIFPSLIMILIASYAIGWFILIAEEYKQLGKHVAAGASFVSNVVLWNEANYFDNSAETKPLLHLWSLAIEEQFYIVWPLLLWIAWKSKFSLLITSIIFACLSFYLNLQGVNENSIATFYFPQTRFWELLCGSLLAWFNIYKKVSFSSVEMNELFSSIASEKEGFYKKILSNSFSFLGVFLLFCGFFFINKNLNFPGAWAVIPVLGAVFIIFAGPQAWFNSTVLSNRLMVWFGLISFPLYLWHWPLLSFVRIVEGETPSRALRISTVILSIVLAWLTYRFIEMPMRLNKNNKTKIVLLLMLMIVLGCLGYYTYNKGGLAFRYEPNKSNIVMDEQAIKVERAKYWAGSLEKNFEDASIKVLVYGDSQGFDIYKSIRNDNRIGVKIYQTDPRCTAFNVAKSEHSESAKYCKNAFDKLMISRDLKNADILVYSSYWMKDLASLNELQNYRKNLAEIKAVNPNIKIIFFGPKPILGSDWVSINVITKEYKSFVGMNSFLDNIKLIRSVDVKHLKLLSQDLDVIYVDVNEVFCLDGCQFYVDGDFMYFDQNHWTELGARLFWEKL; encoded by the coding sequence ATGTCGTATTCTTTGACTTACAGCTCTCCAAAATATCGTTCTGATATAGATGGTTTAAGGGCAGTCGCGATTCTTTCAGTTGTTGCTTTCCACGCTTTTCCTGATTGGGTTAAGGGCGGTTTTACAGGCGTTGATATTTTTTTTGTTATATCGGGATATCTAATTTCAACAATTATTTTCGAAAATTTAGACAAGGGAATGTTCAGTTTCCTAGAGTTTTATACGCGACGCATCAAGCGTATTTTTCCTTCTCTTATAATGATATTAATTGCAAGTTATGCTATTGGGTGGTTTATATTAATTGCTGAAGAATATAAACAGCTAGGCAAGCATGTTGCTGCTGGCGCGAGTTTTGTTTCTAATGTTGTCTTGTGGAATGAAGCTAATTATTTTGATAACTCTGCTGAAACGAAACCACTATTGCATTTGTGGAGCTTGGCAATTGAAGAGCAGTTTTATATTGTATGGCCCTTGTTGTTGTGGATTGCATGGAAAAGTAAATTTAGCCTTTTAATTACCTCAATAATTTTTGCGTGCCTATCATTTTATCTTAATCTTCAGGGTGTGAATGAGAATAGTATAGCGACTTTTTATTTTCCGCAGACTCGGTTTTGGGAATTGTTATGCGGTAGTTTATTGGCGTGGTTTAATATTTATAAAAAAGTTAGTTTTAGTTCGGTTGAAATGAACGAGCTGTTTTCCTCTATTGCATCTGAGAAAGAAGGGTTCTATAAAAAAATTCTTTCTAATTCATTTTCTTTTCTTGGTGTGTTTTTGCTTTTTTGCGGATTTTTTTTCATCAATAAAAATTTAAATTTTCCTGGCGCTTGGGCTGTTATACCTGTGCTGGGGGCGGTATTTATTATTTTTGCAGGGCCCCAAGCTTGGTTTAATAGTACGGTGTTATCCAATCGATTGATGGTTTGGTTTGGGCTAATAAGTTTCCCCTTGTATTTATGGCATTGGCCATTACTGTCTTTTGTTAGGATTGTGGAGGGGGAGACTCCTAGCCGGGCGCTTCGTATTAGCACGGTAATTTTATCCATAGTTTTGGCTTGGTTGACATATAGGTTTATTGAAATGCCTATGCGTTTAAATAAGAACAATAAAACCAAGATAGTTTTGCTCTTGATGTTAATGATTGTTTTAGGATGTCTTGGTTATTATACATATAATAAAGGAGGCTTGGCTTTTAGGTACGAGCCAAATAAATCCAATATTGTTATGGATGAGCAAGCTATTAAGGTCGAGCGCGCTAAGTATTGGGCAGGAAGCTTGGAAAAGAATTTTGAAGATGCTTCAATTAAAGTTCTAGTTTATGGAGATAGTCAGGGGTTCGATATATATAAATCTATACGAAATGACAATAGGATTGGTGTGAAAATTTATCAAACCGATCCTCGTTGCACGGCTTTTAATGTTGCAAAGAGCGAGCACTCAGAAAGCGCCAAATATTGCAAAAATGCATTTGATAAGCTAATGATTTCGCGGGACTTAAAGAACGCCGATATTCTTGTATACTCGTCATATTGGATGAAGGATTTGGCATCGCTAAACGAGCTTCAAAACTATAGAAAAAATTTAGCAGAAATTAAAGCTGTAAATCCAAATATTAAAATTATTTTTTTCGGCCCTAAGCCTATTTTAGGCTCAGACTGGGTGTCAATTAATGTTATAACGAAAGAATATAAGTCTTTTGTTGGCATGAATTCTTTTCTTGATAATATCAAATTGATAAGGTCTGTTGATGTAAAGCACCTTAAGCTTTTGTCGCAAGATTTAGATGTTATTTATGTTGATGTGAATGAAGTTTTTTGTTTGGATGGCTGTCAGTTTTATGTTGATGGAGATTTTATGTATTTTGATCAAAATCACTGGACCGAACTTGGCGCAAGACTTTTCTGGGAAAAGCTAAA
- the gluQRS gene encoding tRNA glutamyl-Q(34) synthetase GluQRS — translation MYIGRFAPTPSGPLHFGSLITAVASYLDAKAQGGQWLVRIEDIDTPRVMRGAADDILRTLERFGLHWDGTVIYQSQRLDVYRNALNQLAAHSYPCSCSRQELHDHCKMGRYGPIYSGTCRTQAQHPAREMAIRLRTHNTAIYCSDAIQDAYAQCLESEIGDFNLLRRDGYYSYHLAVVVDDAAQHISHVVRGYDLLDSTPRQIYLQQCLGYNTPHYAHVPIALDEQGQKLSKQNHAAALNNKHILQQLLAALVFLGQPTIEFNTPKSILENAIKSWRIATVPQRTQMMPIKY, via the coding sequence ATGTACATCGGACGTTTTGCTCCTACTCCCAGCGGCCCTCTTCATTTTGGTTCTTTGATTACCGCCGTAGCGAGTTATTTAGACGCTAAAGCACAAGGCGGACAATGGTTAGTGCGGATCGAAGATATAGACACGCCACGGGTTATGCGCGGCGCGGCCGATGATATTTTACGCACCTTAGAAAGGTTTGGTTTGCACTGGGATGGAACCGTCATTTATCAAAGCCAACGACTAGATGTTTATCGTAATGCATTAAATCAATTAGCCGCACACAGCTATCCCTGTAGTTGTTCACGTCAAGAGTTACATGACCATTGTAAAATGGGACGTTATGGCCCTATTTACTCGGGCACATGTCGCACCCAAGCCCAACATCCAGCCCGCGAAATGGCGATACGTTTGCGCACGCACAATACCGCTATTTATTGTAGCGATGCAATTCAAGACGCTTATGCGCAATGTTTAGAAAGTGAGATCGGTGATTTTAATTTATTGCGCCGCGATGGTTATTACAGTTATCACTTAGCCGTGGTCGTTGATGATGCCGCGCAACATATTAGTCATGTTGTACGCGGTTATGATTTATTAGATTCAACTCCACGACAAATTTATTTACAGCAATGTTTAGGCTATAACACACCACACTACGCACATGTGCCGATTGCACTCGATGAGCAAGGTCAAAAATTGAGCAAACAAAATCATGCGGCGGCACTTAACAATAAACATATTTTGCAACAATTATTAGCTGCGTTGGTTTTTTTAGGCCAACCTACAATAGAATTTAATACACCCAAAAGCATCTTAGAAAATGCTATTAAATCTTGGCGCATAGCGACTGTGCCGCAACGCACACAAATGATGCCTATTAAATACTAA
- a CDS encoding exodeoxyribonuclease VII large subunit, whose product MNEISSNTFGNAPRDTVYSVSELNQAVNQLLTQALPLVWVEGEISNLARPGSGHWYFSLKDADAQVKAAMFRNRNMYCRHVPENGQRVRIRARVGLYEPRGEYQLVAEHMETAGEGDLQHAFERLKQQLATEGLFNPDNKLEIPVSPRCVGVITSPTGAAIRDVLSVLKRRCPLLEVIIYPVVVQGAEAPGSIARALTIAASRDECEVLLLVRGGGSLEDLQAFNTEVVARTLAACPIPVVSGVGHETDFTIADFVADLRAATPSAAAELVSPNSAVWLRDLRNLRLRLAEALDTQLYDQQRELQYLQRRLGVQHPEQRLARHQQRMDDLQQRLQRVRLQIMQRAQLQVQHLHNRLQQQAPANRLQQHRLRLANSYERLQFRIRHYLQQQQQQLALLNRSLNSISPLKTLERGYAIVTDPLQNRTVQDAQQTHAQQQLRIRLARGELQVRVEKNSD is encoded by the coding sequence ATGAACGAAATATCCTCCAACACATTTGGCAACGCCCCACGCGACACCGTTTATAGCGTTTCCGAGCTAAATCAAGCGGTGAATCAGCTGTTGACCCAGGCTTTGCCGCTGGTGTGGGTGGAAGGTGAAATTTCCAATTTGGCGCGGCCTGGCTCCGGTCATTGGTATTTTTCGCTAAAAGACGCCGACGCGCAGGTCAAAGCGGCGATGTTTCGCAACCGCAATATGTATTGCCGCCATGTGCCGGAAAATGGCCAACGCGTGCGAATTCGGGCGCGCGTAGGTTTGTATGAACCGCGCGGGGAATATCAGCTGGTGGCCGAACACATGGAAACCGCTGGCGAAGGCGATTTGCAACACGCCTTTGAACGCTTAAAACAACAACTGGCGACCGAAGGTTTATTCAACCCCGATAACAAACTGGAAATTCCCGTTAGCCCGCGTTGCGTGGGAGTTATCACCTCGCCCACCGGCGCGGCCATTCGTGACGTATTAAGCGTCTTAAAACGCCGCTGTCCGTTGCTGGAAGTCATCATCTATCCGGTGGTTGTGCAAGGCGCAGAAGCGCCAGGCAGTATCGCCCGCGCCTTAACTATTGCCGCCTCTCGCGATGAATGCGAGGTTTTATTATTAGTCCGCGGCGGTGGCTCATTAGAAGACTTGCAGGCGTTTAACACCGAAGTAGTCGCCCGCACCCTCGCCGCCTGCCCGATTCCGGTGGTAAGTGGCGTGGGGCATGAAACCGATTTTACGATTGCGGATTTTGTGGCGGATTTACGCGCTGCCACGCCCTCAGCTGCTGCTGAATTGGTGAGCCCGAATAGCGCGGTATGGTTACGGGATTTACGCAATCTGCGTTTACGCTTAGCCGAGGCCTTAGATACGCAACTATATGATCAGCAACGGGAATTGCAGTATTTGCAACGTCGTTTAGGCGTGCAACATCCCGAACAACGCTTAGCTCGACATCAACAACGCATGGATGATCTACAGCAACGACTCCAACGGGTACGCCTGCAAATCATGCAACGCGCACAGCTGCAGGTACAGCATTTACACAATCGCCTGCAACAACAAGCGCCCGCCAACCGTTTACAACAACATCGCTTGCGACTCGCTAACAGTTATGAACGTTTACAATTTCGCATACGTCACTATTTACAGCAGCAACAGCAACAACTCGCTTTGTTAAATCGCAGTTTAAACAGCATCAGTCCTTTAAAAACACTGGAACGAGGTTATGCGATTGTGACGGATCCGTTACAAAATCGTACGGTGCAAGACGCACAACAAACGCATGCACAACAACAGCTGCGCATTCGTTTAGCCCGTGGTGAACTGCAAGTGCGTGTGGAAAAAAACAGCGATTAA
- the guaB gene encoding IMP dehydrogenase, translating into MTQGLEEALTFDDVLLQPARSDVLPKEVDLRCQLTRDIRLNIPLISAAMDTVTEARLAIALASEGGIGVIHKNMSVEKQAAEVLRTKKYESGVIKDPITVTPETTIREVLAITREHGISGVPVARNGQLEGIVTNRDLRFESKLDAPVSSVMTKKDRLITVREGAPQTEIIALLHQHRIEKILVVTEAFALRGMITVKDIQKAEDYPNAAKDSYGRLLVGAAVGVGVGTEERVEALVNAGVDVIVVDTAHGHSTGVLERVQWVKKHYPNVQVIGGNIATAEAALDLVKYGADAVKVGIGPGSICTTRIVAGVGVPQISAIQHVAKALKGSGVPLISDGGIRFSGDIAKAIAAGANTIMLGSMFAGTEEAPGEIELFQGRSYKSYRGMGSLGAMQQGSSDRYFQEGQTELDKLVPEGIEGRVAYKGPLKSIVHQLLGGLRSSMGYVGCANIEEMRNKPKFVKITSAGMRESHVHDVAIVKEAPNYRVES; encoded by the coding sequence ATGACGCAAGGCTTGGAAGAAGCACTCACGTTCGATGACGTATTATTACAACCCGCGCGTTCCGATGTGTTACCTAAAGAAGTCGACTTACGCTGTCAATTAACGCGCGATATTCGCCTCAACATTCCTTTGATATCCGCTGCCATGGATACGGTTACTGAAGCACGCTTGGCGATTGCCTTAGCGAGTGAAGGTGGTATTGGGGTTATTCATAAAAACATGTCGGTAGAAAAACAAGCTGCCGAAGTGTTGCGCACTAAAAAATATGAAAGCGGCGTGATCAAAGATCCCATTACTGTGACTCCCGAAACCACCATTCGTGAAGTCTTAGCGATTACTCGCGAGCATGGTATTTCTGGCGTACCGGTGGCGCGTAATGGCCAGCTCGAAGGCATTGTCACTAATCGCGATTTACGTTTTGAATCCAAACTCGATGCACCTGTCAGCAGTGTGATGACTAAAAAAGATCGTTTGATCACGGTGCGTGAAGGCGCACCGCAAACGGAAATCATCGCTTTGTTGCATCAACACCGCATCGAAAAAATTCTCGTAGTCACAGAAGCGTTTGCATTACGCGGCATGATCACCGTTAAAGATATTCAAAAAGCCGAAGATTATCCCAACGCTGCGAAAGATAGTTATGGTCGCTTATTGGTGGGCGCAGCAGTGGGTGTGGGTGTTGGTACTGAAGAACGTGTTGAAGCATTAGTGAATGCGGGTGTTGACGTGATTGTTGTTGATACCGCACATGGTCATTCCACTGGCGTATTAGAACGTGTGCAGTGGGTGAAAAAACATTATCCGAATGTACAAGTGATTGGCGGCAACATCGCCACCGCAGAAGCAGCATTAGATTTAGTGAAGTACGGCGCAGATGCAGTGAAAGTCGGCATTGGTCCCGGTTCTATTTGCACTACCCGTATTGTTGCGGGCGTAGGCGTGCCACAAATTTCTGCCATTCAACATGTTGCGAAAGCGTTAAAAGGCAGCGGCGTACCTTTAATCTCTGATGGCGGCATTCGTTTTTCAGGTGATATTGCCAAAGCGATTGCAGCAGGTGCAAACACCATCATGTTAGGTTCCATGTTTGCGGGCACCGAAGAAGCACCCGGTGAAATTGAATTATTCCAAGGCCGTTCTTATAAATCGTATCGCGGCATGGGTTCTTTAGGTGCAATGCAACAAGGTTCTAGCGATCGTTATTTTCAAGAAGGCCAAACCGAATTAGATAAATTAGTGCCCGAAGGTATTGAAGGCCGCGTCGCGTATAAAGGCCCATTAAAATCAATTGTGCATCAATTACTCGGTGGCTTGCGTTCCAGCATGGGTTATGTGGGTTGTGCAAACATTGAAGAAATGCGTAACAAACCGAAGTTTGTAAAAATCACCTCGGCGGGTATGCGTGAATCACATGTGCACGATGTGGCGATTGTTAAAGAAGCGCCAAACTATCGTGTGGAATCTTAA
- the rlmM gene encoding 23S rRNA (cytidine(2498)-2'-O)-methyltransferase RlmM: MNHHLFLHCRAGFEKECAAEITELAAGHNINGYAKTSDNQAYVLFIINSAADGITLLEKLPFTKVCFTRQWFVGLHQATELLVTDRVSSILAIAEQLPAVNEVFVETFDTNDGKELSTLARKLNGPILGALQKTANWQSNALYRLHVVLINGTSAWIGVSLRDNSSEWPMGIPRLRLAHAAPSRSALKLEEAWHLFIPDKERTRRLSAKHRAVDLGAAPGGWSWQLTQLGMHVIAVDNGPLQAALLESGKVIHIRHDAFRFQPEKPVHWLVCDMVEQPNRVAELMAQWFVNQWCQEAIFNLKLPMKKRYLALQDALERIHRITRTARLRLEINYKQLYHDREEVTVYARY, from the coding sequence TTGAATCATCATTTATTTCTACACTGCCGCGCAGGCTTCGAAAAAGAATGCGCGGCAGAAATCACTGAACTTGCTGCGGGTCATAATATTAATGGTTACGCCAAAACCAGTGACAACCAAGCCTATGTATTATTCATCATCAATAGTGCAGCTGATGGCATCACGCTATTAGAAAAATTACCTTTCACTAAAGTATGTTTTACGCGTCAATGGTTTGTAGGCTTGCATCAAGCCACTGAATTATTAGTCACAGATCGCGTCAGCAGCATCTTAGCGATTGCAGAACAATTGCCCGCCGTTAATGAAGTGTTTGTAGAAACGTTTGACACGAATGATGGCAAAGAATTATCCACACTCGCTCGCAAACTCAACGGTCCTATTTTAGGTGCATTGCAAAAAACCGCTAACTGGCAAAGCAATGCGCTGTATCGTTTACACGTAGTGCTTATTAATGGCACCAGCGCTTGGATAGGTGTGAGTTTGCGCGACAATAGCAGTGAATGGCCGATGGGCATTCCGCGTTTACGTTTAGCTCATGCCGCGCCTAGTCGATCCGCCTTAAAACTTGAAGAAGCCTGGCATTTATTTATACCGGATAAAGAACGCACACGCCGTTTGAGTGCAAAACATCGTGCTGTTGATTTAGGTGCTGCGCCAGGCGGTTGGTCATGGCAATTAACGCAACTGGGCATGCATGTGATCGCGGTTGATAACGGCCCTTTGCAAGCCGCGTTATTAGAAAGCGGTAAAGTTATTCATATACGTCACGATGCATTTCGTTTTCAACCCGAAAAACCTGTGCATTGGTTAGTCTGCGACATGGTTGAACAACCTAATCGCGTGGCAGAGTTGATGGCACAATGGTTTGTTAATCAATGGTGTCAAGAAGCTATCTTTAATTTAAAATTACCGATGAAAAAACGTTACCTTGCATTGCAAGATGCACTCGAACGAATTCATCGCATTACTCGGACGGCGCGTTTACGTTTAGAGATAAATTACAAACAGCTGTATCACGATCGTGAAGAAGTCACCGTCTACGCCCGTTATTAA
- a CDS encoding DUF4136 domain-containing protein: MKPIRLMHRLLSPLLKFALIFGSLLFLNACTHALKPVVLYDDNIAFDQYKSFAWASDKPYSVATDSTTTMSPMLLKKIQNSIEEKLIAKGYAKTNTEANPAIIVSFTVGSRDKIQIDTYPNGFFYGARSSRNRSGSGYGFWGNNIVDAYSYREGTLTIDIFDAQSKEPIWSGAVSKKLYGDVQNRADAIINDVVNTILTPFPPQPKTK; encoded by the coding sequence ATGAAACCCATACGCCTAATGCATCGTTTATTATCGCCTTTATTAAAATTCGCATTAATATTCGGCAGCTTATTGTTTTTAAATGCCTGCACACACGCATTAAAGCCAGTTGTGTTATATGACGACAACATTGCCTTTGATCAATATAAAAGTTTTGCATGGGCTTCAGATAAGCCTTATAGCGTGGCTACCGACTCTACCACTACCATGAGCCCGATGTTGCTCAAAAAAATTCAAAATAGTATCGAAGAAAAATTAATAGCGAAGGGTTATGCCAAAACTAACACGGAAGCCAATCCTGCCATAATAGTGTCGTTTACTGTGGGCTCACGCGATAAAATTCAGATCGATACTTATCCTAACGGGTTTTTTTATGGCGCACGTAGTTCTCGTAATCGTAGCGGTAGCGGTTATGGTTTTTGGGGGAATAATATTGTAGATGCTTACAGTTATCGCGAAGGTACTTTAACCATTGATATATTTGACGCGCAAAGCAAAGAACCTATTTGGAGCGGTGCTGTTTCAAAAAAATTATATGGCGATGTGCAAAACAGAGCTGATGCAATTATTAACGATGTAGTGAATACTATTTTAACGCCATTTCCACCTCAACCTAAAACCAAATAA
- the dksA gene encoding RNA polymerase-binding protein DksA has product MAAKKKPVKKTTAKTTPVKKTAVTKKVAAPKAAAKPVSKKTPAKITAKPTAKTAKPVAKPVAQKVAPIKIAPTPIATQKKPSVSKDTIATTKTVEKKPSATSSVKRKTGARANGSNDVSQLIDFTPYEIKKGEDYMNKTQYEHFRQILLNWQRSLMEEVDRTVGHMKDDAMNFPDPNDRATQEEEFSLELRARDRERKLIKKIEESITAINSEEYGYCNACGIEIGIRRLEARPTASMCIDCKTLDEMKEKQTRA; this is encoded by the coding sequence ATGGCAGCCAAAAAGAAACCGGTGAAAAAAACCACCGCCAAAACGACCCCCGTGAAAAAAACTGCGGTTACTAAAAAAGTGGCAGCGCCTAAAGCGGCCGCCAAACCTGTGAGCAAAAAAACGCCCGCTAAAATTACAGCCAAGCCCACTGCGAAAACGGCAAAACCCGTCGCTAAGCCGGTGGCACAAAAAGTCGCGCCTATTAAAATAGCGCCCACTCCCATTGCAACCCAAAAGAAACCTAGCGTGAGCAAAGACACTATCGCGACCACCAAAACTGTTGAAAAGAAACCATCTGCTACTAGTTCCGTTAAGCGCAAAACCGGCGCACGTGCGAATGGCTCTAACGATGTTTCACAATTAATCGACTTCACTCCTTATGAAATCAAAAAGGGTGAAGACTATATGAACAAAACTCAGTACGAACATTTCCGTCAAATTTTATTGAATTGGCAACGTAGCTTAATGGAAGAAGTAGATCGCACAGTGGGTCACATGAAAGATGACGCGATGAATTTTCCGGATCCCAATGATCGCGCTACTCAAGAAGAAGAATTTAGTTTGGAATTACGCGCACGTGATCGTGAACGTAAATTAATTAAAAAAATTGAAGAGTCTATAACCGCCATCAATAGTGAAGAATATGGTTATTGCAACGCCTGCGGCATCGAAATCGGTATACGTCGTTTGGAAGCACGACCAACCGCAAGCATGTGTATTGATTGCAAAACGTTAGACGAAATGAAAGAAAAACAAACACGCGCTTAA
- the guaA gene encoding glutamine-hydrolyzing GMP synthase — protein MSRDIHAQKILILDFGSQYTQLIARRVREVGVYSEIYAFDCSSDAIKAFKPNGIILSGGPESVNLNAEFRAPNIVFELGVPVLGICYGMQTMAAQLGGQVSASGQREFGYAEVKINEHSRLLHSIEDKTHADGSATLDVWMSHGDKVTKLPENFKIIASTSSAPIAGMADEGRGFYGLQFHPEVTHTLQGQRIIERFVREICFCSAQWTASNIIDANIESVRAQVGKDPVILGLSGGVDSSVVAALLHKAIGDQLTCVFVDNGLLRLNEGDQVMATFAKHMGIRVIRVDAEQRFLDGLKGVSDPEAKRKVIGTLFIRIFEEESRKIQNAQWLAQGTIYPDVIESAGSKTGKAHVIKSHHNVGGLPADMKLKLIEPLRELFKDEVRKVGLELGLPYEMVYRHPFPGPGLGVRILGEVKKEYADVLRKADDIFISILRETGWYEKVSQAFTVFLPVKSVGVMGDGRKYDYVVSLRAVQTVDFMTAHWAHLPYELLDEASRRIINEVDGISRVVYDISGKPPATIEWE, from the coding sequence ATGAGTCGTGATATTCATGCCCAGAAAATTCTCATTCTGGATTTCGGTTCGCAATACACCCAGCTTATCGCACGGCGTGTGCGCGAAGTTGGCGTGTATTCAGAAATTTATGCGTTTGATTGCAGCAGCGATGCTATCAAAGCCTTTAAACCTAACGGCATTATTTTATCGGGTGGCCCCGAATCCGTTAATTTAAACGCAGAATTTCGCGCACCAAATATCGTGTTTGAATTAGGCGTGCCCGTGTTAGGTATTTGTTACGGCATGCAAACCATGGCCGCACAATTAGGCGGTCAAGTATCAGCGTCAGGTCAACGCGAATTTGGATATGCCGAAGTAAAAATTAATGAACACTCACGCTTGTTGCACAGCATCGAAGATAAAACGCACGCAGATGGCAGCGCAACCTTAGATGTGTGGATGAGTCACGGTGACAAAGTCACCAAGCTCCCCGAAAATTTTAAAATTATTGCGAGCACCAGCAGCGCACCGATTGCCGGCATGGCCGATGAAGGCCGTGGTTTTTACGGTTTACAATTTCATCCTGAAGTTACGCACACCTTGCAAGGTCAACGCATCATCGAACGCTTCGTGCGCGAAATTTGTTTTTGTTCCGCGCAATGGACCGCCAGTAATATTATTGATGCGAATATCGAAAGCGTGCGCGCACAAGTCGGCAAAGATCCCGTGATACTGGGTTTATCCGGTGGCGTAGATTCATCTGTGGTCGCGGCCTTATTACACAAAGCCATTGGCGACCAACTCACCTGTGTATTTGTTGATAATGGCTTATTGCGTTTAAACGAAGGCGATCAAGTGATGGCCACGTTTGCTAAACACATGGGCATCCGCGTTATTCGCGTCGACGCAGAACAACGTTTCTTAGATGGCTTAAAAGGTGTTAGCGATCCTGAAGCAAAACGCAAAGTCATCGGCACATTGTTTATCAGAATTTTTGAAGAAGAATCGCGCAAAATACAAAATGCCCAGTGGTTAGCACAAGGCACTATTTATCCAGACGTGATCGAATCTGCTGGTTCAAAAACTGGCAAAGCGCACGTCATCAAATCGCATCATAACGTCGGCGGCCTGCCTGCTGATATGAAATTAAAACTCATCGAACCGTTACGCGAATTATTTAAAGACGAAGTACGCAAAGTGGGTTTAGAACTTGGCTTACCTTATGAAATGGTCTATCGCCACCCATTCCCCGGGCCTGGTCTCGGCGTGCGCATCTTGGGCGAAGTAAAAAAAGAATACGCCGATGTATTGCGCAAAGCGGATGATATTTTTATCAGCATCCTGCGCGAAACCGGCTGGTACGAAAAAGTCTCACAAGCCTTCACTGTATTTTTGCCCGTAAAATCAGTCGGCGTCATGGGCGATGGCCGCAAATATGATTACGTCGTCAGTTTACGTGCAGTACAAACTGTAGATTTCATGACAGCACATTGGGCGCATCTGCCGTATGAATTATTAGATGAAGCCTCGCGTCGTATCATCAATGAAGTCGATGGCATTTCACGTGTGGTGTATGACATATCGGGCAAACCACCCGCGACGATTGAGTGGGAGTAA